Proteins found in one Acidobacteriota bacterium genomic segment:
- a CDS encoding ImmA/IrrE family metallo-endopeptidase has protein sequence MSVAIPAEVNPTLLVWAREQSGYPAETVAKRLGVKLDRLEAWERGDRRPTVRQTQELARYYHRPFGVFFLPQPPSVPPLAAEYRRLPGVRPGVESPEFRLALRLMLQRRELALQLNDELGIAVPEFRTVARLSEGPATVGQRLREALGVAIEQQLAWWDEWQAWRGWRAAVEQTGVLVFQFPKVPLEQTRGVSVLDFPLPAVGINSKESAPGARIYSLLHELVHIVLALGKEEAVALREPRSDTQWMEIERFAEEAASEALIPQRALEAQLRGIAVGRDGWDVARVRALAARFRVTPLAMATRLRSAGAMSWDGYRQWRLDWNEYVSSLKPRRGGIASPVDKTLGRAGRPFIQLVLEALDANRITAVDASRYLDLRFDHIEKLRDELTSGAAGSSGVDA, from the coding sequence ATGTCGGTTGCCATTCCAGCCGAAGTGAACCCGACCCTCCTCGTGTGGGCACGGGAGCAGAGCGGCTACCCGGCCGAGACCGTCGCGAAGCGCCTGGGTGTAAAGCTCGATCGCCTCGAAGCCTGGGAGCGCGGTGACCGCAGGCCCACCGTGCGCCAGACTCAGGAGCTGGCCCGCTACTACCATCGGCCGTTCGGTGTGTTCTTCCTTCCGCAGCCTCCGTCGGTTCCGCCGTTGGCGGCGGAGTACCGTCGGCTACCTGGCGTGCGTCCCGGCGTCGAGTCGCCCGAGTTCAGGCTGGCCCTCCGCCTGATGTTGCAGCGCAGAGAACTGGCCCTGCAGTTGAACGACGAGCTGGGAATTGCGGTTCCCGAGTTCCGAACCGTCGCTCGCCTCTCCGAAGGCCCGGCAACAGTCGGGCAGCGTCTTCGCGAAGCGTTGGGCGTTGCCATCGAGCAGCAGCTGGCCTGGTGGGACGAGTGGCAGGCGTGGCGAGGGTGGCGTGCGGCCGTCGAACAGACTGGCGTGCTGGTGTTTCAGTTTCCGAAGGTGCCGCTGGAGCAGACGCGCGGCGTCTCGGTCCTCGACTTCCCCTTGCCGGCGGTCGGCATCAACAGTAAAGAGAGTGCGCCGGGGGCACGCATTTACTCTCTCCTCCACGAGCTCGTTCACATTGTCCTGGCGCTCGGCAAAGAGGAAGCAGTTGCCTTGCGCGAGCCTCGCAGCGACACCCAGTGGATGGAGATCGAACGTTTCGCCGAGGAGGCAGCCAGTGAGGCCCTCATTCCGCAGCGCGCTCTCGAGGCGCAGCTCAGGGGCATCGCGGTGGGGCGTGACGGCTGGGACGTTGCGAGGGTGCGGGCGCTGGCGGCCAGGTTCCGCGTGACGCCGCTCGCGATGGCGACAAGGCTACGCAGCGCCGGAGCCATGAGTTGGGACGGCTACCGTCAATGGCGGTTGGACTGGAACGAGTACGTGTCTTCGCTCAAGCCGCGGAGGGGCGGCATCGCGTCTCCCGTTGACAAGACGCTTGGGCGCGCCGGACGCCCGTTCATCCAGCTCGTGCTCGAAGCGCTCGACGCCAACCGGATCACCGCGGTCGATGCGAGCCGATACCTCGATCTCAGGTTCGACCACATCGAGAAGCTGCGCGACGAGCTGACGAGTGGTGCCGCGGGGTCGTCCGGTGTGGATGCTTGA